The following are encoded together in the Labrus mixtus chromosome 2, fLabMix1.1, whole genome shotgun sequence genome:
- the LOC132987206 gene encoding 3-mercaptopyruvate sulfurtransferase-like gives MALQVRAVLTSKWLAEAMKVEGKMRVLDTSWYLPKMRRNSKNEFKKRHIMGAAFFDIDQCCDKTSPLDHMLPSEEIFADYVGKLGIERDTHVVVYDASEFGAFSAPRVWWMFRVFGHSSVSMLNGGLRNWLLEGRPVSDQYARPAPTEFKASLNRAWIKTYEEILDNLDTKEFQVLDARPAGRFKGLDPEPRDNTEPGHIPGSISVPFHTFLSPSGHFLPKEKLQALFGQAGVDLSRPICILCGSAVTACHVALAAHECGHPGVSVYDGGWSEWYTRAVPEHVISEGRGKHL, from the exons ATGGCGCTTCAAGTGAGAGCTGTGCTCACTTCTAAATGGCTCGCCGAGGCCATGAAGGTTGAGGGGAAAATGCGCGTCTTGGACACTTCTTGGTATTTGCCCAAAATGCGGCGCAACTCCAAAAACGAGTTTAAGAAGAGGCACATCATGGGCGCAGCTTTCTTTGACATTGACCAGTGCTGTGACAAAACATCTCCTCTAGACCACATGCTTCCGTCAGAGGAGATTTTTGCAGATTACGTTGGGAAATTAGGGATAGAAAGGGACACGCACGTCGTGGTGTACGACGCCAGCGAGTTTGGCGCGTTCTCTGCGCCCCGTGTGTGGTGGATGTTCCGGGTGTTCGGCCACAGCTCGGTGTCAATGCTTAATGGGGGGCTCCGGAACTGGTTGCTGGAGGGTCGACCGGTGAGTGACCAGTACGCGAGACCAGCACCGACAGAGTTTAAGGCTTCTTTAAACCGCGCCTGGATAAAGACCTATGAGGAGATACTGGATAACCTGGACACCAAAGAGTTCCAGGTGCTGGATGCCAGACCTGCTGGCAGGTTCAAAGGATTGGACCCTGAACCCAGAGACA ACACAGAGCCAGGCCACATCCCTGGCTCCATCAGTGTCCCCTTCCACACCTTCCTGTCCCCGTCGGGTCACTTCCTACCGAAAGAAAAACTCCAGGCTCTGTTTGGCCAGGCTGGCGTGGACCTTAGCCGCCCTATTTGTATCCTGTGTGGCTCGGCTGTCACTGCGTGTCATGTGGCGCTGGCGGCCCACGAGTGCGGGCATCCTGGGGTGTCAGTTTATGATGGAGGGTGGTCCGAATGGTACACTCGTGCTGTGCCTGAGCATGTCATATCGGAAGGACGAGGGAAACATTTGTGA